The Melitaea cinxia chromosome 6, ilMelCinx1.1, whole genome shotgun sequence genome has a window encoding:
- the LOC123654692 gene encoding E3 SUMO-protein ligase NSE2-like yields the protein MDDFELDLAHLTQLRRECIDNLYLSAENVKKYLDNDKDDQINVLKTCLQDYIVSEAIQENDTEALNSVTEVIDSSNIDELENEFSQLSRNIRVNVDRDPRMCEFRKKTHLNGKAVAQNLNESDIAITGADDRCVDPITMRPIQDPIRNTRCGHIYERQAILQHINRKDRARCPVAGCRDQEPLQEENLVSNAEYMPQIFEDESNIELSQEY from the exons atggaCGACTTCGAACTTGATCTTGCTCACCTGACTCAATTACGGCGAGAATGCATTGATAACTTGTATTTGAGTGccgaaaatgtaaaaaagtatttagacAATGACAAAGATGatcaaataaatgtattaaaaacttGTCTACAAGACTACATTGTATCAGAAGCAATACAAGAGAATGACACTGAAGCCTTGAATAGCGTTACA GAAGTCATTGATTCATCAAATATAGATGAACTTGAAAATGAGTTTTCACAATTGAGTAGAAATATAAGAGTTAATGTGGACAGAGACCCACGAATGTGTGAATTTAGGAAAAAAACTCATTTAAATGGCAAGGCAGTTGCAc AAAATCTAAATGAATCAGATATAGCGATAACAGGAGCAGATGACAGATGT GTAGATCCTATAACTATGAGGCCCATTCAGGATCCAATAAGGAATACAAGATGCGGTCACATCTATGAACGCCAAGCCATCCTCCAACACATAAACCGTAAGGATAGGGCCAGGTGTCCag TTGCTGGATGCAGGGATCAAGAGCCATTACAAGAAGAAAATCTTGTATCAAATGCAGAATATATGCCACAGATTTTTGAGGACGAGTCAAATATAGAATTAAGTCAGGAATACTAG